The nucleotide sequence ATGCCGGACCGACGCCGCCGCGCGGCTCATCACCTCACTCCGCCTCCCGCCACGACCGGGGGGCGGCGATGAGGCGCGCCCGCATGTCGCGTACGACGCCGCTGCTCCGGGAGCAGCAGTCGCCGTCCTCCCCGGCCCCCGGCGGGCAGAACGGGGACCAGCACGAGGACAATCCGTTCGCCCCGCCGCCCGAGGGCAGGCCGGACCAGCCGTGGCAGCCCCGGCCGGAAGACGCCGACGGGCAGAGCGGCGAAGGCGATCAGAACGGTCAGCGACCGCAGCAGCCTCCGGCCTGGGGCAGCCAGTGGAGCAGCCGCCAGCCCAGCCGCCAGGGCGGCAGCTTCGGCGCCGGCCCCGGCTCCAACCGCCCCTCCGGCCCCAGCGGCCCGCGCTGGGACCCCAACGACCCGGCCCAGCGACGCGCCCGGTACGCGCTGCTCGCGGGCATGTGGGCGTTCTTCTTCGCGCTCTTCAGCCTGCCGCAGATCGCACTGCTGCTCGGGACGCTGGCCCTGTACTGGGGCATCAGCTCGCTACGGGCCAAGGCACGCCGCACAACGCCGCCCCCGGCCGCCGCCGCGCCCCTGAACGCCCCGCCCCCGCCCCCGGGCGCCACCCCGGCGCCGCTGCCCGCTCCCGGCAGCGGCCCCGCGAAGCCGCAGTCCACGGCGGCGATCAGCGGCCTGGTGACGGGCGGGCTCGCGCTCGCCATCGTCGCGGCGACGTTCAGCTTCCAGGTCGTCTACAACGACTACTACACCTGCGTCGACGACGCCCTCACCCAGACCTCCCGCCACGACTGCGAAACCTTGCTCCCCGAGCAGCTCCGCCCCCTGCTGAGCACCCAGGACTGACGGCTCGCCCTCGCCTGTGACTGCCTTACGGTTCGCGGCGGGTGTCGTCCGGTGGGGGTGAGAGGTCCGGGCGGAGGGGGTTCGGGGTCGCGGGCTGGGACTCGGGCGGCTGCGGGTGCGGTTCGGGGGCGTGCTTCCGGTTCATCGTCCAGCGGCGTGGGCGGTCCGCCGTCCCGGCTGCGTTCGGGGTGCCCGTGGGGGTCGCGAACCCGGCCATCGCACCCACACCCGTCTCCCGACCCGTCTCCGCACCGCCGCCGGCTTCCAGCTTCCGGTCCCGGTTCCGGTTCCGTTTGCGCTGGGTGCCCGACGGTCGCAGCCACTGCCACCACGGCTCGGCCATCGCCTCGCGCACCTCGGCGGACTCCATGGGCGAGGCCACCGCGGGCCGCATCGCCGCCCGGGCCTCCGCCTCCTCCGCCTTGGCCACGGCCCGCACCGCACGGGCCTCCGCCTTGGCCGCGATCCGCACCGCACGGGCCTCCTTCGCCTCCGTACGTGCCTGTGCGCGGGACGCCCGCCGCGCCGCCCGCGTCGCCTTCCACTCCGGCCAGGAGGCCCTGGTAGGAACGCACAACCGGTACCAGCGCAGCACCACCGCGCCGGGCACCCCGATCACTCCCGTCCAGGCCAGCGTGATCATGCCCGTGCGCCACCAGCTCGGACCCAGGTCGGCGAGGATGCCGATGCCCAGCGGTCCGCCCGAGACCCCGGCCAGCAGCGCCATCGCGGCCGCACAGCCGCCCGCCGCCAGCCCGGCGAGCACCAGCGTCTCGCCCCAGCCCCAGGGGGGCCGGGGCTCGCCGTTGCCGGGTCGCCGCACCGCCGCGACCCCGATGAACCAGGCCACCGAGACCCCGGCCGCGATCCCCGTGAGCCAGACCAGCGGCCCGCCGGAGCCGTCCGTGGGCAGCGCGGCGACCAGGGGAAAGTGCGGCAACTGGGGGTAGGAGGTGATGCCCAGCGGCGCGACCACACTGCCGCCGCCGACCGTGAAGCCCGCGCCGACCCCGTACGCGGCGCCCCAGACGATGGCGTTCGGCAGCAGCGCCAGGCTCACGAGCAGCACCGCGAACCGCCCCGACCACACATCGCTGAGGTTGAGGAACGTCACCTGTACGGCGCCCGCGTGGCTCAGCATCGATGTCGCCGTAAGGAGCGCACCACTGCCGAGCAGGACGACGAGACCGCTGGTCCCGGCCCGTAGCGCGGCGGTCAGCCGGTGGCGCCGGCACCAGCTGCGCGCGGCCAGGAATACGGCCAGGGACGCGGCCATCCGCACGGTCCAGCCCACGCCGGGGAGCCGCCGCAGTCCGGCGTTCACCCGTCCGGGCAGGCGGAGCGGGAACCGTCCGCCTGCCGTCCACACGCCGACGGCGGCGATGGCCGCGGCGGCGACCGGCAGATGCAACAGCGCGCTGAGCAGGTCGACACGCAGCGGCCCGCCCGAGGCGTACAGCACGGCCGCCGTGCCGACCATCAGATAGCCGCCGGTCACCCAGGCGAAGGCGGTGCGCGGATCGACGACGGACTCGGAATCGACAACGGACTCCGCGGGCACCCACTGCCCCTCGTGCCCCTCCTGCCCCTCGCTCTCGTCCGGCTCCGCCTGGTAGACGGCGTGCTGGGCGGCCCGGTAGAGCAGCCAGCACGGCACGATGCCGAGCAGCAGCGGGGTCAGCCCGACGGGCGCGATGTGGCCGGAGAGCGTCTCGGTGCGCACGAGGTCGGCGCCATGGCCGAGCAGCCACAGGTCGGCGGCGACATGCAGGGCCCCGTCGGGGCTGCTGTCGGGGGACGAGGAGGTGATCCACAGCAGCAGTACGACCACGGCGAACGTGCCGAGGCCGAGCCCCGCGGCGACCACACCGCCGAGGAACGCCTCCCTGATGGCGGAGGAGCGCCGGGGCGCGGAACGGTCACGTGAGGACACCGACGGGCTGCGATCGGTCGTTTGCGTCACGTGACTATGCTGCCAATAACAGCCGTTTCATCCCCACATCAAGGGTTTGGTCGCCGTGTCGCGGCTAGTCCGCTTATGCGTCTTTTATGACTCTGTGGGACGGATGGGGGGCTTGCCGATTCCGCCACCGGGTATCCGTCGCCCGGGAACGGCGCGGGCCCGCACCACCCCAGGGTGGTGCGGGCCCGTGGCATCAAGCCGTGGCGGCGTCAGCCGACCAGGGCGGCGCGCGCCAGGCGCGCGGTCTCGGACGGGGTCTTGCCGACCTTCACGCCCGCGGCCTCGAGGGCCTCCTTCTTCGCCTGAGCGGTGCCGGAGGAGCCGGAGACGATGGCACCCGCGTGGCCCATCGTCTTGCCCTCGGGAGCGGTGAAGCCCGCCACATAGCCGACGACCGGCTTGGTGACGCTGGCCTTGATGAAGTCCGCAGCCCGCTCCTCGGCGTCGCCGCCGATCTCGCCGATCATCACGATCAGGTCGGTGTCGGGGTCGGCCTCGAAGGCGGCGAGGGCGTCGATGTGGGTGGTGCCGATGATCGGGTCACCGCCGATGCCCACGCAGGACGAGAAGCCGATGTCCCGCAGCTCGTACATCATCTGGTAGGTCAGCGTGCCGGACTTCGACACCAGACCGATCCGGCCGGGCTTGGTGATGTCGGCCGGGATGATGCCCGCGTTCGACTGACCCGGCGTGATCAGACCCGGGCAGTTCGGGCCGATGATGCGCGTCTTGTTGCCCTTCTTGCCCGCGTAGGCCCAGAAGTTGGCGGAGTCGTGGACCGCGATGCCCTCGGTGATCACGACGGCGAGCGGAATCTCGGCGTCGATCGCCTCGATGACCGCGCTCTTGGTGAACTTCTCCGGGACGAAGATGACCGTGACATCGGCGCCGGTGGCGTCGATGGCCTCCTTGACGGAGCCGAAGACCGGGATCTCGGCGCCGTCGAAGTCCACGGTGGTGCCGGCCTTGCGGGGGTTCACGCCGCCGACGATGTTGGTGCCCGAGGCAAGCATCCGACGGGTGTGCTTCTGCCCCTCGGACCCGGTCATCCCCTGGACGATGACCTTGCTTTCCTTGGTGAGGAAGATAGCCATGGTTTCTGGTGACCTCGTCCCTTACTTCGCAGCCAGCTCGGCGGCACGCTCGGCCGCGCCGTCCATGGTGTCCACCTGCTGAACGAGCGGGTGGTTGGCGTCGGTGAGGATCTTGCGCCCCAGCTCCGCGTTGTTGCCGTCGAGGCGCACGACCAGCGGCTTGGAGACGTCCTCGCCCTTGGACTTCAGCAGCTCCAGGGCCTGGACGATGCCGTTGGCGACAGCGTCACAGGCGGTGATGCCACCGAAGACGTTGACGAAGACCGACTTGACGTCCGGGTCGCCGAGGATGATCTCGAGGCCGTTGGCCATCACCTCGGCGGAGGCGCCACCACCGATGTCGAGGAAGTTGGCGGGCTTCACATTGCCGTGGTTCTCACCGGCGTAGGCGACGACGTCGAGGGTCGACATGACCAGACCCGCACCGTTGCCGATGATGCCGACCTCGCCGTCGAGCTTGACGTAGTTGAGGCCCTTGGCCTTCGCGGCCGCCTCGAGGGGGTTGGCCGCGGCCTTGTCCTCGAGCGCCTCGTGCTCCGGCTGACGGAAGGCGGCGTTCTCGTCCAGGGAGACCTTGCCGTCCAGCGCGATGATCTTGCCGTCGTCGGTCTTGACCAGCGGGTTGACCTCGACGAGCAGGGCGTCTTCCTTGATGAAGACGACCCACAGCTTCTGCAGGACCTCGACGACCTGGTCCGCGATCTCGGCCGGGAACTTCGCGGCGGCAACGATCTCGGCGGCCTTCTCCTGGGTCACGCCCTCGATGGCGTCCACCGGGATCTTGGCGAGCGCCTCGGGGTTCTGCTCCGCGACGACCTCGATCTCCACGCCGCCCTCGACGGAGGCCATGGCGAGGAAGGTGCGATTGGTGCGGTCCAGCAGGAAGGAGACGTAGTACTCCTCCTTGATGTCCGCGGTCTGGGCCAGCATCACCTTGTGGACCGTGTGGCCCTTGATGTCCATACCCAGGATCTGGTTGGCCTTCTCCACGGCGTCGGCCGGGTCGGAGGCCAGCTTGACGCCACCGGCCTTGCCACGGCCGCCGACCTTCACCTGCGCCTTGACGACCGCGCGGCCGCCCAAGCGCTCGGCCACCTCGCGCGCCGCCTCAGGCGTGTCGATGACTTCACCGGCCAGCACCGGTACACCGTGCTTGGCGAAGAGGTCCCTCGCCTGGTATTCGAACAGGTCCACGCGCGTCCGTCCCTTTTCCATGGATATCGCGGTCGTTATCTGCGCGGGCGTGCCGCGGGGGCAGCGTGAGGACGCGATCTATAACGAGGGCGGCACACGTTCGCCGGGTACGCGGCATGTCCGTCTCGCAGGTTATCTCCGCAGGACGTGCGGCCCTAAATCGCAGATCACACTGGAGCGGTGATTACAGTCACAGATCGCGACCGTTTCCATCTATCTCCGTACGACAACCGGGCAGCCCCCTCCCCAACGAGGGCTGCCCGGTCGATGACGCTCGCCTTACGGTTTTACTGTTTTCCGGCCTTCATAGCGTGACCGCCGTACGCCCGCCGGGGCGATCAGACGGTCGGGAGCGTGCCCGGAACGGTCGGCAGCTGGGCCGGGACCGAGGGCAGGTCCACCGGAACCTGCGGGAGCTCGGCCGGGAGCTGCGGGAGGTCGGCCGGAACGGTGGGCAGCTCCGCCGGGAGCTGCGGCAGGTCGGCCGGAACGGTGGGCAGCTCCGCCGGGAGCTGCGGCAGGTCGGCCGGAACGGTGGGCAGCTCCGCCGGGAGCTGCGGCAGGTCGGCCGGAACGGTCGGGAGCTCCGCCGGGAGCTGCGGGAGGTCCGCCGGAACCTGCGGCAGGTCGGCCGGCAGGACCGGGAGGGCCGGGATGTTGGCCGCGTCGGTCAGGTCGGTGGGCAGCGCGGGGAGCAGGCTCAGCGCACCGTCCTTGACGTTCCCCACGGTGGTCTGAGCGTCCGCGACCGTGCCCAGGGCCAGGTCCTGGGCGAACGGCACGGTGGTGCCCGCCAGGTCCTGCGCGAACGGGACGGCGGTGGACGGCACGCTCACCACGACCGGCACCAGGCGGTCGACGGTGTCCTGGGCGGCCGGAACCACGTTGGAGACGGTGCCCAGCGCGAAGCCCTGGGCGCTGCCGGTCACGACGCCGACGTACGGAGTGGTGCGGGTCACGGCGTCGTCGGCCAGCGCGCCGGTGTCACCGACGGTCCGCTGCGCGACCGGGACGACCTTGACCACGATGCGGTGCACGGCGGGCGGCAGCACGTCCGAGGCCACACCGTCGACGACCGGCTTGGTGGTGCCGACGACACCCTGGACCTTGCCGGTCAGCTCCTCCGGGCGGATGCCGGCGCCGGAGAGGCAGGCGAGCAGGTCATTGGCCGAACCCGGGGCGGCGGGCAGCTTCGGGGTGGCGGGGAGCTGGGCGGGCAGCTTGCCCGTGACGCCCTTGACGTCCGTCAGCGAGCCGGTGGGCAGCGTGGAGGTGTCGGGCAGGGTCGGCAGCGAGCCGAGGCCGGGGAGGCCGGGCACCACGCCGGGGACCTCGCCGGTGGGCAGGTCGAGGTCGGTGGTCTTCTTGACGGTCTTCTCAAGGCCCTTGACGGCCTTGTGGGCCTTCTTGACGGCCTTGTCCGGCTTGGCGGCGTCGCCGGTAAGGCCGTCGGTGGTGCCCTCGACGGTCTTGGTGACGTCCGAGACCCGCGGCAGGTTGGCGGCGCCGGGGACGCGGTCCCGCACGGGGGCGGTGACGCCGTCCACGGTGGAGGCGGCGCCGTCCACGGTCTTCTTCGCGGTGTCGGTGACCTTGGAGGTGTCGGCCACGCCACCGGTCACGCCGTCGACCGTCTTGGTCACCTTGTCGGTCGGCAGGGTCTTGTTCACCGTCTTGGTGACGCCGTCCACGGTGCTGGTGACACCGTCGGTGGCGGGAACGGCCGGGTTCTCGGCGGCGTTGGCGGCGGCGGAACCGAGGGCCCAGATACCGGTGGCGGCAGCGGCTACGAGGATGGAGCGGCGAAGGTTGTTGCGCATGGTGGAGGAAGTCCTTCGAAGTCAAGAGGGGTGTCGGACGGGCAGACCTGACCCGCCCCCGCGCGGCAGGTCTCAACAGACGGGGGGAGGTCTGCCCTAGCCGGGGAATTCGAGGACTTCGTTGAACCGCTCGCGCGTCGGTGCCGAGCTCTCCGCACGGACCGTGCCGGGCTTCAGCCCGAACGACGCCGTGGCGGACGGCGGAAGAGCGGCCTGGGTGTTCCCACCACGGGAAGCGCCGCTGTCGCCGGTGCACTGGGAGGTGGCCCCGAGCGGGGACCGCGGAAGGGGCAGCGGCGCCGGGGCGCCACCGTCCGGACCGGTGCCGGAGGCTGCCGCCCGGACGACGGGGCCGTGCCCGGCGTGGGAGGCGGCCGCGCCGTGGTGCGTGGTGACGGCCGGGGTGTGGGCCACGGGCCCTATCGGCTCCGCGACGGCGGGCGCCGCCTTGTGCACCGTCACCGGCTCGGCCTTGGCCGCATGGTGCTCGGCGGCCGGGCCGTGGTCCGCCATGGAGCCAGCGGAGCCCAGGCCGATCGTGTCACCGATGCCGACGTCGGGCAGCCGCACCGGCAGCTCGCCGCTCGTGGCGTCGCCGACCAGATCGTCGATCGGCTTGGTGATCTTCTGTGCTTCCCGCTCGACCGGCTCCTGGATGGGCCGCACGGTCTCCCGTACGACGTCCCGTGCCGTGTGAGTGGTACGCCCCACCACGGGCCGTGCGTGCCGCTCCACCTGCTGCCGCGCCCGCTCGACACCCGAGGGGTCGAGCAGCCCGGAGACGGCGGAACGGCCGGCCGACGCGCCAGTGGCGGCGCCCTGTTCGCTCCGCTCGGCGGCGTGAGCGCTGCCGCCGAAGAGGAACGCCAGGGCCAGGAAGCCACCGAGGAAGAGCGCCGCCAGCAGTGCCCGCCGCGCGGCCACCGTGCGCGGCAGGCGCACGGTGACAGGCATGGCGGACACAACAGACACGAGCGGGGCCTTCCCTGAGTACGAGGCCGTACCTACGAGGCGTACGACGGACACATAAGCGTGGCGATATGGCTTTGAGGCCGCACTGAGCAGGACGACATCGGCAACCGGATGGCTGGATTCACGTCCTGGGCGACGGGGTTGATCCTTGCACGACCCACAGGGGTCGGCGCAAGCCCCGGATCACTGATGGATCGCCATGTCCGGTATAGGCAGTTGGCGTCGTTCGATGGCCGCCGCCATCACCTCCGGGAAGAGATCGGGGGTGCAGGCGAAGGCGGGCGCGCCCAGCGCGGCGAGCGCCGCCGCGTGCTCGCGGTCGTAACTCGGCGCCCCCTCGTCGGACAGCGCGAGCAGCGTCACGAACTGCACCCCGGACGCCTTCATCGCGGCGACCCGCCCCAGCATCTCCTCGCGTATACCGCCCTCGTAGAGGTCGCTGATGAGGACGACGACGGTGTCGACGGGCCGGGTGATCTTCGACTGGCAGTAGGCCAGCGCGCGGTTGATGTCGGTGCCGCCGCCGAGTTGGGTGCCGAAGAGGACGTCCACCGGATCGTCGAGCTCGTCGGTCAGGTCGACCACGGAGGTGTCGAAGACGACCAGCCGGGTGGCGAGGGAACGCATCGAGGCGAGCACGGCGCCGAAAACCGAGGCGTAGACCACGGACGCGGCCATCGACCCCGACTGGTCGACGCACAGCACCACGTCCTTCTTCACCCCGCGCGCCGCCCGCCCGTATCCGATGAGCCGCTCGGGGACGACCGTCCGGTGCTCGGGCAGGTAGTTCTTGAGGTTGGCCCGGATGGTGCGGTCCCAGTCGATGTCCCGGTGGCGCGGGCGGCTGATCCGGGTGGAGCGGTCGAGCGCACCGGTGAGGGTGGCGCGGGTGCGCGTCGCCAGCCGCTTCTCCAGATCCTCGACGACCTTACGGACGACGGCCCGAGCGGTGTTCTTGGTCGTCTCCGGCATCGCCTTGTTGAGGGACAGCAGGGTGCCCACGAGATGGACGTCCGCTTCCACGGCCTCCAGCATCTCCGGCTCCAGCAGCAGGGCGGAGAGCCCCAGCCGGTCGATGGCGTCGCGCTGCATGACCTGGACGACGGAGGTGGGGAAGTACGTACGGATGTCGCCGAGCCAGCGGGCCACTTGGGGCGCGGAGCCGCCGAGCCCGCCGGAGCGCGCACCGCTCGCCGCGCCCTGGGGGCCGCCACTGCGTCCGGCGACCGTGCCACCGCCGCCGTGGCCGTCACCGCCCCCGGAGCCGTAGAGGGCTTCGAGGGTGCGGTCCATGGCGACGTCGGTCCCGCTGAGCGAGCAGCCGGTGCCGTCGGCGCCCTGG is from Streptomyces hygroscopicus and encodes:
- a CDS encoding membrane protein, translated to MSRTTPLLREQQSPSSPAPGGQNGDQHEDNPFAPPPEGRPDQPWQPRPEDADGQSGEGDQNGQRPQQPPAWGSQWSSRQPSRQGGSFGAGPGSNRPSGPSGPRWDPNDPAQRRARYALLAGMWAFFFALFSLPQIALLLGTLALYWGISSLRAKARRTTPPPAAAAPLNAPPPPPGATPAPLPAPGSGPAKPQSTAAISGLVTGGLALAIVAATFSFQVVYNDYYTCVDDALTQTSRHDCETLLPEQLRPLLSTQD
- a CDS encoding succinyl-CoA synthetase alpha chain, which produces MAIFLTKESKVIVQGMTGSEGQKHTRRMLASGTNIVGGVNPRKAGTTVDFDGAEIPVFGSVKEAIDATGADVTVIFVPEKFTKSAVIEAIDAEIPLAVVITEGIAVHDSANFWAYAGKKGNKTRIIGPNCPGLITPGQSNAGIIPADITKPGRIGLVSKSGTLTYQMMYELRDIGFSSCVGIGGDPIIGTTHIDALAAFEADPDTDLIVMIGEIGGDAEERAADFIKASVTKPVVGYVAGFTAPEGKTMGHAGAIVSGSSGTAQAKKEALEAAGVKVGKTPSETARLARAALVG
- a CDS encoding succinyl-CoA synthetase subunit beta, with translation MEKGRTRVDLFEYQARDLFAKHGVPVLAGEVIDTPEAAREVAERLGGRAVVKAQVKVGGRGKAGGVKLASDPADAVEKANQILGMDIKGHTVHKVMLAQTADIKEEYYVSFLLDRTNRTFLAMASVEGGVEIEVVAEQNPEALAKIPVDAIEGVTQEKAAEIVAAAKFPAEIADQVVEVLQKLWVVFIKEDALLVEVNPLVKTDDGKIIALDGKVSLDENAAFRQPEHEALEDKAAANPLEAAAKAKGLNYVKLDGEVGIIGNGAGLVMSTLDVVAYAGENHGNVKPANFLDIGGGASAEVMANGLEIILGDPDVKSVFVNVFGGITACDAVANGIVQALELLKSKGEDVSKPLVVRLDGNNAELGRKILTDANHPLVQQVDTMDGAAERAAELAAK
- a CDS encoding von Willebrand factor A — translated: MTHGDPRGGADLHGGADLHGGADLHGEADPHGGADHNHGRGQGDQERLRRWRLVLGGQGADGTGCSLSGTDVAMDRTLEALYGSGGGDGHGGGGTVAGRSGGPQGAASGARSGGLGGSAPQVARWLGDIRTYFPTSVVQVMQRDAIDRLGLSALLLEPEMLEAVEADVHLVGTLLSLNKAMPETTKNTARAVVRKVVEDLEKRLATRTRATLTGALDRSTRISRPRHRDIDWDRTIRANLKNYLPEHRTVVPERLIGYGRAARGVKKDVVLCVDQSGSMAASVVYASVFGAVLASMRSLATRLVVFDTSVVDLTDELDDPVDVLFGTQLGGGTDINRALAYCQSKITRPVDTVVVLISDLYEGGIREEMLGRVAAMKASGVQFVTLLALSDEGAPSYDREHAAALAALGAPAFACTPDLFPEVMAAAIERRQLPIPDMAIHQ